One segment of Asaia bogorensis NBRC 16594 DNA contains the following:
- the gpmI gene encoding 2,3-bisphosphoglycerate-independent phosphoglycerate mutase, translating into MSASPSSVPRPVMLVILDGFGDSATREDNAVALANTPNFDRLWAGSPHAYLKACGEDVGLPEGQMGNSEVGHLNIGAGRVVMQNLPRISRAARDGSLASNTALCALIDALKVSKGTCHLMGLVSTGGVHAHMDHVIALAEIVAQAGIPVAVHVFSDGRDTAPDSGDGFIRTLAAALPAGASIATVSGRYYAMDRDNRWERVSRVYDAIVSATGNHADDALSVLPASQAQGVTDEFVEPTVIGSYAGMKDGDGILSANFRADRIRELLDAMVFPDFDGFARSKTIKFAAVCGMTAYSSALAPFMSVMFPKESMEHLLGDVVSQAGRAQLRMAETEKYPHVTYFLNGGREAVLPGEERILVPSPKVATYDLQPEMSAPELTDKAVAAIESGKFDLIVLNFANPDMVGHTGVLAAAIKACETVDTGLGRIVDAIDKMGGALIVTADHGNCETMRDPVTGGAHTAHTLNRVPVLLHGAKGVTAIHDGRLADLAPTLLTLMNLTKPAEMTGKCLING; encoded by the coding sequence ATGTCCGCATCCCCTTCCAGCGTGCCGCGCCCGGTCATGCTCGTCATCCTCGACGGTTTCGGCGATAGCGCCACCCGCGAGGACAACGCCGTAGCTCTGGCCAATACGCCGAATTTCGACCGTCTCTGGGCAGGCTCCCCTCATGCCTATCTGAAGGCGTGCGGTGAGGATGTCGGCCTGCCGGAAGGGCAGATGGGCAATTCGGAAGTCGGCCACCTCAATATCGGTGCTGGTCGCGTCGTCATGCAGAACCTGCCACGCATCAGCCGCGCCGCGCGCGATGGGTCGCTGGCCAGCAACACTGCCCTGTGTGCCTTGATCGACGCGCTCAAGGTCAGCAAAGGCACCTGCCATCTGATGGGGCTGGTTTCCACGGGCGGCGTCCATGCCCATATGGACCACGTCATTGCGCTTGCCGAAATCGTGGCACAGGCCGGTATTCCCGTGGCCGTGCATGTGTTCTCCGATGGGCGCGACACTGCACCCGATTCCGGTGACGGCTTCATCCGCACTCTTGCTGCTGCCCTCCCGGCTGGCGCAAGCATCGCCACGGTCAGCGGGCGCTATTATGCCATGGATCGCGACAATCGCTGGGAACGCGTCAGCCGCGTCTATGATGCGATCGTCTCCGCAACTGGCAATCACGCGGATGACGCGCTGAGCGTTCTGCCCGCCAGCCAGGCCCAGGGCGTGACAGACGAGTTCGTCGAGCCGACCGTGATCGGGTCCTACGCCGGTATGAAGGATGGCGATGGCATCCTGTCCGCGAATTTCCGTGCCGACCGCATCCGCGAATTGCTCGATGCGATGGTTTTCCCCGATTTCGATGGCTTTGCGCGCTCGAAAACCATCAAATTTGCCGCTGTATGCGGCATGACCGCCTATAGCTCGGCTCTGGCACCGTTCATGAGCGTCATGTTCCCCAAGGAATCGATGGAGCACCTGCTGGGCGATGTCGTTTCACAGGCTGGACGCGCGCAGCTGCGCATGGCCGAGACCGAGAAATATCCGCACGTCACCTACTTCCTCAATGGTGGCCGCGAGGCTGTTCTGCCCGGTGAAGAACGTATTCTGGTCCCCTCACCCAAAGTGGCCACCTATGACCTGCAACCGGAAATGTCTGCCCCGGAGCTGACCGACAAGGCCGTAGCTGCCATCGAAAGCGGCAAGTTCGACCTTATCGTTCTGAACTTCGCCAATCCCGACATGGTGGGCCATACCGGCGTGCTGGCAGCCGCCATCAAGGCGTGCGAAACCGTGGATACCGGGCTCGGCCGTATTGTCGATGCCATCGACAAGATGGGCGGCGCGCTGATCGTCACAGCCGATCACGGCAATTGCGAGACCATGCGCGACCCGGTTACCGGTGGCGCTCATACGGCCCACACCCTCAACCGGGTGCCGGTGCTGCTTCACGGTGCGAAGGGCGTCACAGCCATCCATGACGGACGTCTGGCTGATCTGGCTCCCACGCTGCTCACCCTGATGAACCTGACCAAGCCAGCCGAGATGACCGGCAAGTGCCTGATCAACGGCTGA
- a CDS encoding SMP-30/gluconolactonase/LRE family protein, with the protein MSRNTPHSFTGSAEETGTTPLDAYDVLYTLETDPPQITALLTETGVVVSRCDARWGTPDGIWLDRTHIYWTNMGADYNVADGTIERARHDGSAHEVLVGHGLVVTPKQLAADPQAGWLYWCDREGMRIMRSHFDGADLQVLLQNGTYPRDSRDITRHCVGITLDPERQHLYWTQKGPPKGGKGRIFRMALALPEGADPASRDDVTLLADHLPEPIDLHFCPASNRLYWTDRGAPPDGNSLNVAEVTADGLCNHRVIFSGLDEGIGLAIDPQEKTAFVSDLGGNIRRIDIASGEAVILRHQSPTTGVFLVPRR; encoded by the coding sequence ATGAGCCGCAACACCCCGCACTCTTTCACAGGCAGCGCCGAAGAAACCGGGACCACCCCGCTCGATGCCTATGACGTGCTCTATACGCTGGAAACCGATCCGCCCCAGATCACGGCGCTTCTCACGGAGACGGGTGTTGTCGTCTCACGGTGCGATGCGCGCTGGGGCACACCCGACGGCATCTGGCTCGACCGGACACATATCTACTGGACCAATATGGGCGCCGATTACAATGTCGCCGATGGCACCATAGAACGCGCCCGTCATGATGGCAGTGCTCATGAAGTCCTGGTTGGACACGGGCTTGTCGTCACGCCAAAACAGCTCGCGGCAGACCCGCAGGCGGGTTGGCTCTACTGGTGCGATCGCGAGGGCATGCGCATCATGCGCAGCCATTTCGATGGTGCCGATTTGCAGGTTCTGCTCCAGAACGGGACCTACCCCAGAGACTCACGCGATATCACACGCCACTGCGTGGGCATTACGCTCGACCCTGAGCGCCAACACCTCTACTGGACCCAGAAGGGGCCACCCAAGGGAGGCAAGGGCCGCATCTTCCGCATGGCGCTCGCCCTGCCCGAAGGGGCCGATCCTGCTTCACGTGACGATGTAACCCTTCTGGCCGATCATCTGCCTGAGCCTATCGACCTGCATTTCTGCCCGGCCTCAAACCGTCTCTACTGGACGGATCGTGGCGCGCCGCCAGACGGGAACAGTCTCAACGTGGCCGAGGTGACTGCCGATGGCCTGTGCAATCACAGGGTCATTTTCAGTGGGCTGGATGAAGGAATCGGACTGGCTATCGATCCGCAGGAGAAAACGGCTTTTGTGAGTGATCTGGGCGGCAACATACGTCGTATTGACATCGCGAGCGGGGAAGCGGTGATCCTGCGCCATCAATCCCCCACAACCGGTGTCTTTCTGGTTCCCCGGCGCTGA
- the msrB gene encoding peptide-methionine (R)-S-oxide reductase MsrB: MTDDTRESGAMPSCGLPLTAEQHRVLREHGTERPGSSPLNDEKREGVYYCAGCGEALFDSDTKYESGSGWPSFFKPRDGMTETTVDKTHGMTRIEVHCAKCKGHLGHVFPDGPKPTGLRFCMNGVALRFEPS; the protein is encoded by the coding sequence ATGACCGACGACACCCGAGAGAGCGGCGCAATGCCCAGCTGTGGCCTGCCCCTGACCGCCGAACAACATCGCGTCTTGCGTGAGCATGGCACTGAACGTCCGGGCTCAAGCCCGCTGAATGATGAGAAGCGTGAGGGTGTCTATTACTGTGCAGGCTGCGGCGAGGCGCTGTTCGATTCAGACACCAAATATGAGAGCGGCAGCGGGTGGCCGTCCTTTTTCAAGCCGCGCGATGGCATGACTGAAACGACGGTCGACAAAACGCATGGCATGACACGCATCGAGGTGCATTGCGCCAAGTGCAAGGGGCATCTTGGCCACGTGTTTCCAGACGGGCCAAAGCCGACGGGGCTGCGCTTTTGCATGAATGGTGTGGCGTTGCGCTTTGAACCAAGCTGA
- the upp gene encoding uracil phosphoribosyltransferase encodes MTALPSSLVVLDHPLVQHKLTRLRQASTSTAGFRRLTRELSLLMCYEATRDLSTEPVEIETPLERMEGRQLSGKKLCFVSILRAGNGILDGMLDLIPAARVGHVGLYRDHDTLEAVEYYMKLPEDVADRECIVVDPMLATGHSAAAAIDRIKASGVRKIIFVCLLAAPEGVICLNERHPDVRIVTCAVDRGLDEKGYIRPGLGDAGDRLFGTR; translated from the coding sequence ATGACTGCCCTTCCTTCCTCCCTGGTCGTGCTTGACCACCCGCTCGTTCAACACAAGCTGACGCGCCTGCGCCAGGCGTCGACCTCGACTGCAGGCTTCAGGCGGCTGACGCGCGAGCTCAGCCTTCTGATGTGCTACGAGGCGACGCGCGACCTCAGCACCGAACCGGTCGAGATCGAGACGCCCTTGGAGCGCATGGAAGGCCGTCAGCTTTCCGGCAAGAAGCTTTGCTTCGTGTCCATCCTGCGCGCAGGCAATGGCATCCTCGATGGAATGCTGGACCTGATTCCGGCAGCCCGCGTTGGCCATGTCGGGCTTTATCGCGACCACGATACGCTCGAAGCCGTCGAATATTACATGAAGCTGCCCGAAGACGTGGCCGATCGTGAATGTATCGTGGTCGATCCGATGCTGGCGACGGGCCATAGCGCCGCAGCGGCCATCGATCGCATCAAGGCGAGCGGCGTGCGCAAGATCATCTTCGTCTGCCTTCTGGCTGCACCCGAGGGGGTGATCTGCCTGAATGAACGACACCCCGATGTGCGTATCGTGACCTGCGCTGTCGATCGTGGGCTGGATGAAAAAGGGTATATCCGCCCGGGGCTCGGTGATGCAGGCGATCGTCTCTTCGGGACACGCTGA